A part of Thermococcus sp. LS1 genomic DNA contains:
- a CDS encoding V-type ATP synthase subunit D — protein sequence MAELLNVKPTRMELLNLKRRIKLAKKGHKLLKDKQDALIMEFFTIYDEALSLREELGRKMEEAFKALQMAEIDVGMLRLKEISLSVEPNKEVDIKKRNVMGVSVPLIEAESFRRSTSERGYAFVSSSPRVDLAAEKFEEVLDLAVRLAEVEETLKRLAREIEVTKRRVNALEYIIIPRMEATVKFIKQRLDEMERENFFRLKRVKALIEARAQAEGS from the coding sequence ATGGCAGAGCTGCTCAACGTCAAGCCGACCCGTATGGAGCTCCTGAACCTCAAGAGGCGCATTAAGTTAGCCAAGAAGGGCCACAAGCTCCTCAAGGACAAGCAGGACGCCCTTATCATGGAGTTCTTTACCATCTACGACGAGGCCCTAAGCCTCAGGGAAGAGCTCGGCAGGAAGATGGAGGAGGCCTTCAAGGCCCTCCAGATGGCGGAGATAGACGTCGGAATGCTCCGCCTTAAGGAGATAAGCCTGAGCGTTGAGCCCAACAAGGAAGTTGACATCAAAAAGAGGAACGTCATGGGCGTTTCAGTTCCCCTTATAGAGGCGGAATCCTTCAGGAGGAGCACCAGCGAGAGAGGGTACGCCTTTGTCTCCAGCTCGCCGAGGGTTGACTTGGCCGCGGAGAAGTTCGAGGAAGTGCTTGACCTCGCCGTCCGTCTCGCTGAAGTCGAGGAAACCCTCAAGAGGCTCGCCAGAGAGATTGAGGTCACTAAGAGGCGTGTCAATGCGCTCGAATACATCATTATCCCGAGGATGGAAGCTACCGTCAAGTTCATCAAGCAGCGCCTCGACGAGATGGAGCGTGAGAACTTCTTCAGGCTCAAGCGCGTTAAGGCCCTCATCGAGGCTAGGGCACAGGCCGAGGGTTCATGA
- a CDS encoding DHHA1 domain-containing protein: protein MTVKLFYENPYLWEAGATVQKVETDGEKVKILLDRTIFYPEGGGQPSDRGWILGEDFKIEVTHVSGKDEIWHEGKLNGRLPEVGEPVRLLLDAEWRYENMRQHTGQHILSAVFKELCDANTTGFQIFEDYNKIEIDYPGELTWEMIFEVEKKANAIVWFDLPVEVEVYEELPDKLKGKLRKELSDKVTPPIRIVSVPGVDVIPCGGIHVKSTREVGIIKVVNFYRKSKKLWRIEFVAGNRALKYLNKLLADYWESLDEMPNKNRPLVERVKDLKAELDKLEDEKDNLRKELWEWKAKALLDRAEEIGGVRIVSHIESADMKDAQAFVVYLVDKNPRTIALVVGKNYVIFAKNRDVEGISMNELLKEVLAKVGGGGGGSEVLARGGGFKLPPEDVLRTALNVLKTYLS from the coding sequence ATGACAGTTAAGCTGTTCTACGAAAACCCCTATCTCTGGGAGGCTGGAGCTACAGTTCAGAAGGTCGAGACTGACGGAGAGAAAGTCAAGATTCTCCTCGACAGGACGATATTCTACCCCGAGGGCGGTGGTCAGCCCTCTGACCGGGGCTGGATACTCGGTGAGGACTTTAAGATAGAGGTGACTCACGTTTCCGGCAAAGATGAGATATGGCACGAGGGCAAGCTCAATGGCAGACTCCCAGAAGTTGGGGAGCCTGTGAGACTCCTCCTCGACGCTGAGTGGCGTTACGAGAACATGCGCCAGCACACCGGCCAGCACATTCTTTCTGCAGTTTTCAAAGAGCTCTGCGATGCCAACACAACCGGTTTTCAGATATTTGAAGACTATAACAAGATTGAGATAGACTACCCCGGCGAACTCACCTGGGAAATGATTTTTGAGGTCGAGAAGAAGGCCAACGCCATTGTCTGGTTCGACCTGCCCGTTGAGGTCGAAGTTTACGAGGAGCTCCCCGATAAACTGAAGGGTAAACTTAGGAAGGAGCTCTCTGACAAGGTCACGCCTCCCATAAGAATAGTGAGTGTTCCAGGTGTCGATGTGATTCCCTGTGGTGGCATACATGTAAAAAGCACACGGGAAGTTGGGATAATCAAGGTTGTGAACTTCTACAGAAAGAGCAAGAAACTCTGGCGCATAGAGTTTGTGGCTGGAAACCGGGCCCTCAAATACCTTAACAAGCTCCTAGCTGACTACTGGGAGAGTCTCGATGAGATGCCCAACAAGAACCGCCCCCTCGTTGAGCGTGTAAAGGATCTCAAAGCGGAGCTCGATAAACTCGAGGATGAAAAGGATAATCTAAGGAAAGAACTGTGGGAGTGGAAGGCAAAGGCTTTGCTCGATAGGGCCGAGGAGATTGGTGGGGTGAGGATTGTCTCCCACATTGAGAGTGCCGACATGAAGGACGCTCAGGCCTTCGTGGTTTACCTCGTCGACAAGAACCCTAGAACAATCGCTCTCGTTGTAGGAAAGAACTACGTAATCTTCGCCAAGAACAGGGACGTGGAAGGGATATCGATGAACGAGCTCCTTAAGGAAGTCCTCGCCAAAGTTGGCGGTGGCGGAGGTGGGAGCGAGGTGCTGGCAAGGGGAGGTGGATTTAAACTCCCACCAGAGGACGTTCTGAGAACAGCTCTGAACGTTCTGAAAACTTACCTTTCGTGA
- a CDS encoding ABC transporter permease subunit: MPLRRMALRYVIVTLLVAIVVGYSIKSMVEMRAQYEAVGFFQYDPRAQVVVEEAKKLGMDPIDYYMKYIAPKNHPELEMSILRIGLEYMWNSIIDTGKLSGRFSRWNYLYGPVQPNWGYVYRTLIFLILAEIAVVISALFLSFRAVKSERFYDFLQMAARTFNGIPVWFFVVLFFLLIIYSPLPSDLANGIRGSGWDMLVYFVFPVLSVLLVASWGLAEGITVVMREEFDQPYVEAKRAMGLSERRVKKHVIRASIVPVMHVWLQNFIEIQTLVLVVDYLFKLGGLGFLLSNTLIITPDNVWFYSMTFAFIVTVLVLLNFIASMAVELFSIKLEPRGVQ, translated from the coding sequence TTGCCCCTCCGAAGGATGGCCCTCAGGTATGTTATAGTCACTCTGCTAGTGGCCATAGTTGTTGGCTATTCAATAAAGAGCATGGTCGAGATGAGGGCTCAATACGAGGCCGTTGGCTTCTTTCAGTACGATCCCCGGGCCCAAGTTGTCGTAGAGGAAGCGAAGAAGCTTGGAATGGACCCCATCGATTACTACATGAAGTACATAGCTCCAAAGAATCATCCAGAGTTGGAGATGTCTATCCTGCGCATTGGGCTTGAATACATGTGGAACTCTATAATCGATACCGGAAAGCTGTCGGGCAGGTTCAGCAGGTGGAACTACCTTTACGGGCCGGTTCAGCCTAATTGGGGTTACGTCTACAGGACGCTCATTTTCCTCATTCTGGCCGAGATTGCTGTTGTCATCTCCGCACTTTTTCTGTCGTTTAGGGCAGTTAAGAGCGAACGCTTCTATGATTTCCTTCAGATGGCGGCGAGAACGTTCAACGGCATACCTGTATGGTTCTTTGTGGTTCTCTTTTTCCTCCTCATAATATACTCCCCCCTTCCCTCGGATCTCGCCAACGGCATCAGGGGCTCAGGCTGGGACATGCTGGTTTACTTCGTTTTCCCGGTTCTCTCCGTTTTACTCGTTGCCTCTTGGGGGCTCGCTGAGGGCATCACGGTGGTCATGAGAGAGGAGTTCGACCAGCCTTACGTTGAGGCCAAGCGGGCCATGGGACTGTCTGAGAGACGAGTTAAGAAGCACGTTATTCGAGCTTCCATAGTTCCAGTGATGCACGTCTGGCTCCAGAATTTTATCGAGATACAGACTCTCGTTCTGGTCGTTGACTATCTCTTCAAGCTCGGCGGCCTGGGATTCCTTCTGAGCAATACGCTGATTATAACCCCGGACAACGTGTGGTTCTATTCCATGACCTTTGCATTTATAGTAACTGTGCTGGTGCTTCTGAACTTCATCGCCTCTATGGCTGTGGAGCTGTTCTCGATAAAACTGGAGCCGAGGGGGGTGCAATGA
- a CDS encoding ABC transporter permease encodes MKRKIGALILVAFFLFTTVSYATIDRMKLENWDNYLFWVDYPRGAKPVWLGDDPSTISFTGRADYTVKDKQPSNILLRGYGNVTLTVFRPDGRVVRLRMEINGTTSVNSDTDLALQVIRFAIEELGFRREDQAFFTPTQMIFSDENKKPLHGTYTIQVIPESVEVTVVGDTYGFLGTDYKGRDLWVGFVGSTVNTITLAIITTVFVIIFGLVLGLTSGYYENRLGDAVSVLLEALNSIPYLPLAIILIFVLSSTGSHGKLQIGTIELAVILAILLVGKFASSVKGIVMHEKVQEYIESAKALGASDLAIVRRHIMRAVVPYALSYSTLLFAQMIAVISILGLFQIIPGVNWGSFVAEAFSQSAIYTLWWWPLSPSIAIVIVSIGLTLVSNSSSG; translated from the coding sequence ATGAAGCGGAAGATCGGAGCACTTATACTCGTTGCGTTCTTTCTCTTTACCACGGTCTCCTATGCCACCATCGACAGGATGAAGCTTGAGAACTGGGACAACTATCTCTTCTGGGTGGACTATCCAAGGGGTGCCAAGCCAGTCTGGCTCGGGGATGACCCGAGTACCATCAGCTTCACTGGGCGGGCTGATTACACTGTGAAAGACAAACAACCGAGCAACATACTCCTGCGCGGTTACGGCAACGTTACGCTGACCGTATTTCGGCCCGACGGGAGGGTTGTCCGGCTTAGAATGGAGATAAACGGCACCACCAGCGTTAACTCGGATACAGACCTCGCCCTCCAGGTCATACGCTTCGCCATTGAGGAGCTCGGCTTCAGGAGGGAGGATCAGGCCTTCTTTACGCCGACGCAGATGATATTCTCTGACGAAAACAAAAAGCCCCTCCATGGAACCTACACGATTCAGGTCATCCCTGAGAGTGTTGAGGTAACCGTTGTCGGAGACACCTATGGATTTCTTGGTACCGATTACAAGGGCAGGGACCTGTGGGTGGGCTTCGTGGGTTCGACTGTCAACACGATAACGCTGGCCATTATAACGACAGTTTTCGTGATAATCTTTGGACTAGTTTTGGGTCTTACCTCTGGCTATTATGAGAACCGGCTTGGAGACGCGGTGTCTGTGCTCCTGGAGGCCCTTAACTCGATTCCCTACCTTCCACTGGCGATTATCTTGATCTTCGTGCTTTCCTCCACAGGCTCCCACGGGAAGCTCCAGATAGGCACCATTGAGCTGGCGGTTATACTGGCCATCCTCCTTGTTGGAAAGTTTGCAAGCTCGGTTAAGGGCATCGTCATGCACGAGAAGGTTCAGGAGTACATAGAATCTGCAAAGGCTCTCGGCGCCAGTGACCTGGCCATAGTAAGGCGCCACATCATGAGGGCCGTTGTCCCTTACGCACTCTCATACTCCACACTGCTCTTCGCCCAGATGATAGCGGTGATCTCGATACTTGGCCTGTTCCAAATAATCCCCGGAGTGAACTGGGGTTCTTTCGTGGCTGAGGCCTTCAGCCAGAGCGCCATCTACACTCTCTGGTGGTGGCCCCTATCTCCTTCAATCGCGATAGTTATCGTTAGCATAGGGCTGACACTGGTCTCGAATAGCTCATCTGGTTAG
- a CDS encoding 7-cyano-7-deazaguanine synthase, giving the protein MLKCSLCIHDERTARIDILDGKPICRECQVYLRHPFNREAIRQELDDLMKKVDKAILAFSGGKDSTVALYLAKEVYKVPELEAVMIDHGLMAEEAIENAKRIAEHLNVPFRILRYDYSDIFREALLKAESPCRRCSKRTMERLRKYALKKGYRYIITGHELPFGHHPYRLMSGGVMQIRLLSLMPERERLKILEKLPFEFPSLTGYTTNCLVLGPALERYWEKHGHSFEHRRIAALVRYGLLDREKAEREVAKPEVPEKQRKLVYSKLGLDI; this is encoded by the coding sequence ATGCTCAAGTGCTCACTCTGCATCCACGACGAGAGAACAGCGAGGATAGATATCCTCGACGGAAAGCCGATATGCAGGGAGTGTCAGGTCTACCTGAGGCACCCCTTCAACAGAGAGGCCATAAGGCAAGAGCTCGATGATTTAATGAAAAAGGTCGATAAAGCCATTCTCGCCTTCTCAGGCGGTAAAGACAGCACAGTGGCTCTCTATCTTGCTAAAGAAGTCTACAAAGTTCCAGAACTTGAGGCTGTCATGATAGACCACGGACTCATGGCGGAAGAGGCAATAGAGAACGCTAAGAGAATAGCCGAGCACCTCAACGTCCCCTTCAGAATTCTGCGCTACGACTATTCCGACATCTTCAGGGAGGCTCTGTTAAAGGCGGAGTCACCTTGCAGGCGCTGCTCCAAGAGGACTATGGAGAGGCTCAGAAAATACGCCCTCAAAAAGGGCTACCGCTACATAATCACTGGACACGAGCTTCCCTTTGGACATCATCCCTACAGGCTCATGAGCGGCGGTGTGATGCAGATAAGACTGCTGAGCCTGATGCCGGAAAGAGAGAGATTGAAAATCCTCGAAAAGCTCCCCTTCGAGTTCCCAAGCCTGACAGGATACACCACCAACTGCCTCGTTCTCGGGCCCGCTCTCGAGCGCTACTGGGAGAAGCACGGCCACAGCTTCGAGCATAGAAGGATAGCTGCCCTTGTCCGCTACGGCCTGCTGGATAGGGAGAAAGCCGAGAGGGAAGTGGCGAAGCCCGAAGTGCCTGAGAAGCAGAGGAAGCTCGTGTACTCCAAGCTTGGACTGGATATATGA
- a CDS encoding radical SAM protein, with the protein MGVEPQILENEEARLLKKFVDDLAYPSHCRFCQGLDLSNPNPVHHPSYELTPACNHDCIFCYSNVAVKLGKAPKPGYYGWDNPKAITVSQYGEPLISPRIVEVNRMLRERFPEARLDLQTNGSLLTEELWEKLDFDLVMISLDAASREKHLKITNADTFDNVVNALRIVGRDKSVRSIVRTIFMPGINDEDIPKIAELAASLGVDEMMLQPLTVHELNVERLRKAGLDFERAESIREYLKAAMEAKKYIDVRISGCQLAIYRTMDPLTLFSARRIARDVAPLVKRKRLL; encoded by the coding sequence ATGGGCGTTGAGCCTCAGATTCTGGAGAACGAAGAGGCTAGGCTTTTAAAGAAGTTTGTGGACGATTTGGCTTATCCTTCTCACTGTCGGTTCTGTCAGGGGCTAGATTTGAGCAATCCAAACCCTGTCCACCACCCAAGTTACGAATTAACTCCAGCGTGCAACCACGACTGCATCTTCTGTTATTCAAATGTAGCCGTAAAACTCGGGAAAGCTCCTAAACCAGGCTATTACGGCTGGGATAACCCCAAGGCAATAACGGTTTCGCAGTACGGTGAGCCGCTGATATCACCAAGGATCGTAGAAGTCAACAGAATGCTCCGCGAGAGGTTTCCGGAGGCAAGGCTCGACCTCCAGACTAATGGCTCGCTTCTGACCGAAGAGCTCTGGGAAAAGCTGGACTTTGACCTGGTGATGATAAGCCTAGATGCGGCGAGCAGAGAGAAGCACCTCAAGATAACCAACGCCGACACCTTCGACAACGTCGTCAACGCGCTCAGAATAGTTGGGAGAGATAAATCCGTCCGCTCCATCGTTAGGACGATATTCATGCCGGGAATAAACGACGAGGACATACCAAAGATAGCCGAATTAGCAGCTTCACTTGGCGTGGATGAGATGATGCTCCAACCGCTGACGGTGCACGAGCTGAACGTTGAGCGGCTGAGGAAAGCGGGCCTCGACTTTGAGAGAGCCGAAAGTATCCGGGAGTACCTCAAGGCCGCAATGGAGGCGAAGAAATACATAGACGTCCGCATAAGCGGCTGTCAGCTGGCGATATATCGGACAATGGATCCACTGACGCTCTTCAGCGCGAGAAGGATTGCAAGAGACGTTGCCCCCCTTGTGAAGAGGAAGCGGCTTCTTTAG